From Bdellovibrio sp. KM01:
AACCTGTTTGATTGACAGAACTTCTCTTTTTCCTCGGGCTGGTTCAAAACAAATTTCATTGTCGCGTTCATAGATTCCCGAGTCGCGCGTAAAAATTCAAAAACAGGATCTCCACCATTTCCTACAACAGTACCAGATGCATGCCCCTGCTGAACATGCACCAGCAAAATGGCCACGATCAGACAAATTGACTTAAGAATTTGATTCTTCATGAATCGCCCCAATTGGAGTTAGATGAATTGCCACTTGAACTAACGAGTCCTTACCTTGCGGATTATTCTCGATAAACTCCAACAACTGCTGTTGAAAGGAGTCGACCAGGCCCCGCAGTTCATCCATTTTGTTTTTATCGACCGAAACCAACACTGTAGCGGACTTGCGTCGATGCGATGGCAATACCGAAATTCCCCGATGAGCAATATCGAGTGCTTTTTTATGAAAAGACCGGATATTTTCATTGGGAATTTCATTCGTCGTTGCCACAGCACTTTCCTCAGGAACAATTTTTCCTTCAGGAGTTCGTCGCCAGAAGCCTTCTCGAATCAAAAAGTCTACAGACTTTTGAATTCTCTCCGGACTTACAATACCTGAAAGCATTCTGTGCAAATTTTTAGGATCCGAAGAAAAACCCTTCAAATTCACCAAATCCTTCACATAGGGATTAACCCAGTCGGAAAGAATATGGTTCTTTGCAATACGCTTAACAGGAATTTTCTCTTCTGTAGAATTCGAAACTACCTTCAGAACATTTCCCAATAATTGCTTATCGAGATAATCTTGTTCAATTTTGGTAAGTTTAAAAACTACACACAAAGCTGGCAGATTATCACGAGTCACTTGGCGGTGCCCGTTGATGATCTGAGAAACCAGAGTCTGCGACAAGCCACTCACCCGTTGAGTGCGTTGACGTAAACTGAAAGATCCG
This genomic window contains:
- a CDS encoding DUF4423 domain-containing protein yields the protein MRSQNQTVELVRPVVFDYGEPAKFLRALFEYYKKTGSFSLRQRTQRVSGLSQTLVSQIINGHRQVTRDNLPALCVVFKLTKIEQDYLDKQLLGNVLKVVSNSTEEKIPVKRIAKNHILSDWVNPYVKDLVNLKGFSSDPKNLHRMLSGIVSPERIQKSVDFLIREGFWRRTPEGKIVPEESAVATTNEIPNENIRSFHKKALDIAHRGISVLPSHRRKSATVLVSVDKNKMDELRGLVDSFQQQLLEFIENNPQGKDSLVQVAIHLTPIGAIHEESNS